GGTCCTTGTGTGCCAGCAACGCGAAGCTGCTCGTGAAATGAGATTCGCACGTTCGCCATTACTCGGGATCCATCGTTGCGGTTCGATGGAGCTCGCAGCAGACGTCGCTTCCGCCAGCCGCGGGTCGGATTGACGAATGATGACCGGTCATTTAGACTGGTCACATGAAGATGACCGCCACGGAGTTCAAGGCGAAGTGTCTGGCCACGATTGACCGTGTCCGTGAGCGCGGCGAGTCCATTGCCATCACCAAGCACGGTCGTGTGGTCGCGAGCCTTGTTCCGGCCGGAGATTACGACGCGCGTCCGTGGCTCCGCGTCCGGGGAGCCGCGCGTTGGCATGGCGACCCCTTTTCGCCCGCAATCGATGAGCGTGAGATCGAGGCGCTTCGGTGAACGTGCCGCTC
The genomic region above belongs to Luteitalea sp. and contains:
- a CDS encoding type II toxin-antitoxin system prevent-host-death family antitoxin, coding for MKMTATEFKAKCLATIDRVRERGESIAITKHGRVVASLVPAGDYDARPWLRVRGAARWHGDPFSPAIDEREIEALR